In Longimicrobium sp., the following are encoded in one genomic region:
- a CDS encoding DUF4007 family protein, with protein sequence MSDSIKIDPAVGRPRSSTGAAPAGPAFARHDTFAPRYGWIKKGFDLARREPDLFTRADAPVVLGVGKNMVRAIRYWCHAFGVLETAIDEAGHTVARPTDFGLSLLADDGGYDPFLEDPASLWLLHWRLVNRPDLATAWYYTFFLFGRTEFTVPALQEALEGYVARTFPEARYARSSYEKDASCLARMYAFQETGGRPSEETFQSPFTELGLLRRTLHGGYAFSIGPKLSLPDAVIASACLEFAASVSEARTIALSRLVYEPGSPGMAFKLTESAVYAALEAVAARSVGISLSEAAGVVQLAYEADPLQLAEQLREKHYARRLGRPGRQEAA encoded by the coding sequence ATGTCAGATTCTATCAAGATCGACCCCGCGGTCGGTAGGCCCCGGTCCTCTACGGGTGCCGCGCCGGCCGGACCGGCGTTTGCCCGTCACGACACCTTCGCGCCCCGGTACGGCTGGATCAAGAAGGGCTTCGACCTCGCGCGCCGGGAGCCGGACCTATTCACCCGCGCCGACGCTCCCGTGGTGCTGGGCGTAGGGAAAAACATGGTCCGGGCGATCCGGTACTGGTGCCACGCCTTCGGCGTGCTCGAGACCGCGATCGACGAGGCTGGCCACACCGTCGCACGCCCAACCGACTTCGGGCTCAGCCTGCTGGCCGACGACGGCGGCTACGACCCGTTTCTCGAAGACCCGGCCTCGCTCTGGCTGCTCCACTGGCGGCTGGTGAACCGGCCAGACCTCGCGACCGCCTGGTACTACACGTTCTTCCTTTTCGGCCGGACGGAATTCACCGTGCCCGCGCTCCAGGAGGCGCTGGAAGGCTACGTCGCACGCACGTTCCCGGAGGCCCGGTACGCACGCTCGTCGTATGAGAAGGACGCTTCCTGCCTCGCCCGCATGTACGCGTTCCAGGAAACGGGCGGTCGGCCAAGCGAGGAAACCTTCCAGTCACCCTTCACGGAGCTTGGGCTTCTCCGCCGCACATTGCACGGCGGCTATGCCTTCTCCATCGGACCGAAGCTCTCCCTGCCCGACGCGGTGATCGCCTCGGCATGCCTTGAGTTTGCAGCCTCCGTGTCGGAGGCCCGCACCATCGCGCTCTCCAGGCTGGTGTACGAGCCCGGCAGTCCCGGGATGGCTTTCAAGCTGACCGAGAGCGCCGTCTACGCGGCCCTGGAGGCCGTCGCCGCGCGATCCGTCGGCATCTCCCTGTCCGAAGCCGCCGGCGTAGTCCAACTCGCTTACGAGGCTGATCCGCTGCAACTGGCCGAGCAACTCCGGGAGAAACACTACGCCCGGCGACTGGGCCGTCCCGGCCGTCAGGAGGCCGCATGA
- a CDS encoding ATP-binding protein, with protein sequence MTTTRRPAAPAAATTTAAKKAGDDDRVPLFLGSSGLRSLRDSGFHFSAALGEPIDNSLESKANRISVVLEDGTMPSGRKGIARVIIADDGTGMEDTVLRRYLQIGFSTRYMSTKTIGKYGVGAKLAALSVAQRIDVWSRTKPNAPWRHMHLDLEELEKAEEAGEEIFLGEPDELAFPAGVKEYVPAGTGTVVVWSKVDRLEEGRRARDTGRLRAEVEREIARMFRNFLEGGIRIEVNGKALLPFDPLFLMEGTYNDAVLTKEYPEPDQPTPKAGGAAADAKVRHFAPELIADENIPVGNSFARLRVTLYPREVLRERFKGGDELAKRLNIPGSEGVISFVRLDREINYTLVPRIFPSAVREFDRFIGIEVAFRPELDSYFGVRNVKRGVEPEDQLRDEIRTRLSRYVNTARKRLKAVWAAADTAQHKGEHDQVLKAVADADRTLPKGRVTKPADQDSEGLLRQMATDVGQETEAGVSRYVEQHRTLPFVLESMDFPGNSFIEVQHTSEQTLIRLNVRHRFYKELWGPLRKIVDAAEGTYTEDIVEMASRGIEALTLLVLAYGKAESMQTNPHELYDELRDYWGIFLNQFMSKVRDVI encoded by the coding sequence ATGACCACCACGCGACGCCCGGCCGCCCCCGCGGCCGCCACCACCACCGCCGCCAAGAAGGCGGGTGACGACGACCGGGTTCCGCTTTTCCTGGGAAGCTCCGGCCTGCGCTCGCTGCGTGACAGCGGGTTCCACTTCTCCGCCGCGCTCGGCGAGCCGATCGACAACAGCCTGGAGTCCAAGGCGAACAGGATCTCGGTGGTGCTGGAGGACGGCACCATGCCCTCGGGCCGTAAGGGCATCGCCCGCGTCATCATCGCCGACGACGGGACGGGCATGGAAGACACGGTGCTCCGGCGGTACCTGCAGATCGGATTCTCGACGCGGTACATGTCCACCAAGACGATCGGCAAGTACGGCGTCGGAGCGAAGCTGGCGGCGCTCAGCGTCGCGCAGCGGATCGACGTCTGGAGCCGGACCAAGCCGAATGCCCCGTGGCGGCACATGCACCTCGATCTCGAGGAGCTGGAAAAGGCCGAGGAGGCCGGCGAGGAGATCTTCCTCGGCGAGCCGGACGAGCTGGCCTTTCCTGCCGGCGTGAAGGAATACGTCCCCGCAGGCACCGGTACGGTCGTCGTCTGGTCGAAGGTGGACCGGCTCGAGGAGGGGCGGCGCGCGCGCGACACGGGCAGGCTCCGGGCGGAAGTCGAGCGCGAGATCGCCCGTATGTTCCGGAACTTCCTGGAGGGCGGCATCCGGATCGAGGTCAACGGCAAGGCGCTGCTCCCGTTCGACCCGCTCTTCCTGATGGAGGGGACGTACAACGACGCCGTGCTGACGAAGGAGTACCCCGAGCCGGATCAGCCAACCCCCAAGGCGGGCGGCGCTGCCGCGGACGCGAAGGTGCGGCATTTCGCGCCGGAACTGATCGCGGACGAGAACATCCCGGTGGGCAACTCCTTCGCCCGGCTGCGCGTGACGCTCTATCCGCGGGAAGTGCTCCGCGAGCGGTTCAAGGGCGGTGACGAGCTGGCGAAGCGGCTGAACATCCCGGGTTCGGAAGGCGTGATCAGCTTCGTCCGTCTGGATCGGGAGATCAACTACACCCTGGTGCCCCGGATCTTCCCGTCGGCGGTGCGCGAGTTCGACCGCTTCATCGGCATCGAGGTGGCCTTCCGCCCCGAGCTGGACTCGTACTTCGGGGTGCGCAACGTGAAGCGCGGCGTGGAGCCGGAGGACCAGCTGCGGGACGAGATCCGCACCCGGCTCTCGCGCTACGTGAACACGGCGCGGAAGCGCCTGAAGGCCGTGTGGGCGGCCGCCGACACGGCCCAGCACAAGGGTGAGCACGACCAGGTGCTGAAGGCGGTCGCCGATGCGGATCGCACGCTGCCGAAGGGCCGCGTCACGAAGCCGGCGGACCAGGACAGCGAAGGGCTCCTGCGCCAGATGGCCACTGATGTGGGGCAGGAGACGGAGGCGGGGGTGTCGCGGTATGTCGAGCAGCACCGCACCCTGCCGTTCGTGCTGGAGTCGATGGACTTCCCCGGCAACAGCTTCATCGAGGTCCAGCACACGAGCGAGCAGACGCTCATCCGCCTGAACGTGCGGCACCGCTTCTACAAGGAGCTCTGGGGGCCGCTGCGGAAGATCGTCGACGCGGCGGAGGGCACCTACACGGAGGACATCGTGGAGATGGCGTCCCGCGGGATCGAGGCGCTCACGCTGCTGGTGCTGGCGTACGGCAAGGCGGAGTCGATGCAGACCAACCCCCACGAGCTCTACGATGAGCTGCGTGACTACTGGGGGATCTTCCTGAACCAGTTCATGTCCAAGGTACGCGACGTCATCTGA
- a CDS encoding DNA cytosine methyltransferase has protein sequence MIAIADRSAPGGLRPPGPRAPDRAAAGAQRPGHVSGWMDRIVGPYDRHGVRRVLLLCDLFCGAGGFTSGAMRALRELGLEAVMAAVNHWPVAIATHRLNHPHVRHYIEDVRAANPVDIVPERYLDVLLCSPSCVFFSRARGGRPNSDQKRMDPEAIIRWIDEIDVRVLICENVPEFKDWCRIDPKTDRPMKGRKGEYFRRWIRKIEQRGYRVEWRILTCADYGDPTSRQRWFMIARKDGVAIKWPQATHSKHGGVDAHGRMLPKWRGAAEIIDWSDRGTSIFNRRPRRKGYKAPRGSRQLRALAVNTLRRVRAGTDRFTGPWRHAFAAAIEEEMELVRLDEAGVDRPDRRALLCFRWTEDGAVRVDPAEAKVVFHPGELLHLPDGSAELVAPAAAPDPYLVMLYGTNTFRPVAAPAPTVTAGGLHVALSRASVRDRGWFSYTCANRTQNAPRDVHQPLAPVLTGTGGGLWLARPGVQAYVLSQQSCGAPRPTTQPIPAVATAGAISLAVPVLASRAGGPALRQYLVAVNHGDGPSGNNGRRVRDVGEPLQGLTATRGLALLDPAVRGAHVHDAVQGYVAAFFGSNVGRRNAAAALRSPLGAVTTKARYGFCLPAITPYLVPQFGERPGQAPRVHRIDLPAPAVTSHGAGALVVPVMVRFDNAGAGGACVRGTGDPLWTVTGKTGCGIAESYIISPRHSRMGGGPAPRHVGLPIPTLTGGGSQVGVVSASAGDQLSLLGPGADAAAQGALELPLAEARPAVADRIDLGGGRIIWVDGVLVQIDVAFRMLRNRELARSHSFDDEETTYEFVGTEAEQTRQVGNSVPVSTARALVLSQIRNIPGVVPLAAARSARAPRPAPVFTPEYRIAA, from the coding sequence GTGATCGCCATCGCCGACAGGAGCGCGCCCGGGGGGCTGCGCCCGCCGGGGCCTCGTGCGCCCGACCGCGCCGCGGCGGGCGCCCAGCGGCCCGGACACGTCTCGGGGTGGATGGACCGGATCGTCGGTCCCTACGACCGGCACGGCGTCCGTCGCGTGCTCCTCCTCTGCGACCTGTTCTGCGGCGCCGGCGGCTTCACCAGCGGGGCGATGCGCGCGCTCCGGGAGCTGGGGCTGGAGGCGGTGATGGCCGCCGTCAACCACTGGCCCGTCGCCATCGCCACGCACCGGCTCAACCACCCCCACGTCCGCCACTACATCGAGGACGTACGGGCGGCGAACCCGGTGGACATCGTCCCGGAGCGCTACCTGGACGTGCTGCTCTGCAGCCCCAGCTGCGTGTTCTTCTCGCGGGCGCGCGGGGGGCGGCCGAACAGCGATCAGAAGCGGATGGACCCCGAGGCCATCATCCGCTGGATCGACGAGATCGACGTCCGCGTCCTGATCTGCGAGAACGTCCCGGAGTTCAAAGACTGGTGCCGGATCGACCCCAAGACCGACCGCCCCATGAAGGGGCGCAAGGGCGAGTACTTCCGCCGCTGGATCCGCAAGATCGAGCAGCGCGGCTACCGGGTCGAGTGGCGCATCCTCACCTGCGCCGACTACGGCGACCCGACCAGCCGGCAGCGCTGGTTCATGATCGCGCGCAAGGACGGCGTCGCGATCAAGTGGCCCCAGGCGACCCACTCGAAGCACGGCGGCGTGGACGCCCATGGGCGCATGCTCCCGAAGTGGCGCGGGGCCGCGGAGATCATCGACTGGAGCGACCGCGGCACCTCCATCTTCAACCGCCGCCCGCGCCGGAAAGGCTACAAGGCGCCCAGGGGGAGCCGGCAGCTCCGCGCGCTCGCGGTGAACACCCTCCGGCGCGTCCGGGCGGGGACCGACCGCTTCACGGGCCCGTGGCGCCACGCGTTCGCGGCGGCCATCGAGGAGGAGATGGAGCTGGTGCGGCTGGACGAGGCCGGGGTGGACCGGCCCGACCGCCGCGCGCTCCTCTGCTTCCGCTGGACGGAGGACGGCGCGGTGCGCGTCGATCCGGCCGAAGCGAAGGTCGTCTTCCATCCGGGCGAGCTCCTCCACCTCCCGGACGGCTCGGCGGAGCTCGTCGCGCCGGCGGCGGCGCCGGACCCGTACCTGGTGATGCTGTACGGGACCAACACCTTCCGCCCGGTCGCCGCCCCGGCGCCCACCGTGACCGCCGGCGGGCTGCACGTCGCACTCTCGCGGGCCAGCGTCCGGGACCGAGGGTGGTTCTCGTACACCTGCGCGAACCGCACCCAGAACGCACCCCGCGACGTCCACCAGCCGCTCGCGCCCGTGCTGACCGGCACCGGTGGCGGGCTCTGGCTCGCCCGGCCCGGGGTGCAGGCGTACGTGCTCTCGCAGCAGTCCTGCGGCGCCCCGCGGCCGACCACGCAGCCGATCCCCGCAGTGGCCACCGCGGGCGCGATCTCGCTCGCCGTCCCCGTTCTCGCGTCCCGTGCCGGCGGCCCGGCGCTCCGGCAGTACCTCGTCGCCGTCAACCACGGCGACGGCCCGAGCGGCAACAACGGCCGGCGGGTGCGCGACGTGGGCGAGCCACTGCAGGGCCTCACCGCCACGCGCGGGCTCGCCCTGCTCGATCCCGCCGTCCGCGGCGCGCACGTCCACGACGCGGTGCAGGGGTACGTCGCGGCCTTCTTCGGGAGCAACGTCGGGCGCCGGAACGCGGCCGCCGCGCTCCGCTCGCCGCTCGGGGCCGTCACCACCAAGGCGCGCTACGGTTTCTGCCTGCCGGCGATCACACCGTACCTGGTGCCGCAGTTCGGGGAGCGGCCGGGCCAGGCGCCACGCGTCCACCGGATCGACCTCCCTGCGCCCGCGGTGACCAGTCACGGCGCCGGCGCGCTCGTCGTCCCCGTGATGGTCCGCTTCGACAACGCGGGCGCGGGGGGCGCGTGCGTGCGCGGGACGGGGGACCCGCTGTGGACCGTGACCGGCAAGACCGGCTGTGGGATAGCGGAGTCCTACATCATCTCCCCGCGCCACAGCCGCATGGGCGGCGGCCCGGCCCCGCGGCACGTGGGGCTCCCCATCCCCACGCTCACCGGCGGCGGCTCGCAGGTGGGCGTGGTGAGCGCCAGCGCGGGCGACCAGCTCAGCCTCCTCGGCCCGGGAGCGGATGCGGCCGCGCAGGGCGCGCTCGAGCTGCCGCTCGCGGAGGCGAGGCCGGCCGTCGCCGACCGGATCGATCTCGGCGGCGGGCGGATAATCTGGGTGGACGGAGTCCTGGTGCAGATCGACGTCGCCTTCCGCATGCTCCGCAACCGGGAGCTGGCACGCTCCCACTCGTTCGACGACGAGGAGACGACGTACGAGTTCGTGGGGACCGAGGCCGAGCAGACCCGCCAAGTCGGCAACTCGGTCCCGGTATCCACCGCGCGGGCGCTCGTCCTCTCGCAGATCCGCAACATCCCCGGCGTCGTCCCGCTGGCGGCCGCGCGGAGCGCCCGCGCGCCCCGCCCTGCGCCGGTGTTCACCCCCGAGTACCGCATCGCCGCATGA
- a CDS encoding ParA family protein codes for MRIPIVNRKGGVAKSTTTINLGAALAQAGEIGIASRSFRTLIIDMDPQASTSFALTLGAEDDGPNLGGVLLEGMHIEEAIRPTTTPNLHLITACEALGDEDELIRLARVPGFRTRLRDALAMLETPFDVVLFDCPPGIGLPMTLAMIAGDRFIIPTKLERFSLHGTGRLFRFMERLIALRATSAEPMADIMGVLLTDLNYQFVDTQEREAEIRADYGTAVFETVIRRNVTIERAQDHFRTIFQEDPRLRSTGAQCYRDLAAEVLLRGVEWGRVDARELAADVRLRGVRLGFLPAPVTASAA; via the coding sequence ATGAGAATCCCCATCGTCAACCGCAAGGGCGGCGTCGCAAAGAGCACCACCACCATCAACCTCGGAGCCGCGCTGGCCCAGGCCGGCGAGATCGGGATCGCGTCGCGCTCCTTCCGCACGCTGATCATCGACATGGATCCCCAGGCGAGCACGTCATTCGCGCTCACCCTGGGCGCCGAGGACGATGGGCCCAATCTCGGCGGCGTCCTGCTGGAGGGGATGCACATCGAGGAGGCCATCCGCCCGACCACCACCCCCAACCTCCACCTCATCACCGCCTGTGAGGCGCTCGGCGACGAGGACGAGCTGATCCGCCTGGCCCGCGTCCCCGGTTTCCGCACCCGGCTCCGCGACGCGCTCGCGATGCTGGAGACGCCGTTCGACGTCGTCCTCTTCGACTGCCCGCCGGGGATCGGCCTGCCCATGACGCTCGCCATGATCGCGGGCGACCGCTTCATCATCCCGACCAAGCTCGAGCGCTTTTCCCTTCACGGCACCGGGCGGCTCTTCCGCTTCATGGAACGCCTGATCGCACTGCGCGCGACCAGCGCCGAGCCGATGGCCGACATCATGGGCGTGCTGCTCACCGACCTGAACTACCAGTTCGTAGACACCCAGGAGCGGGAGGCCGAGATCCGCGCCGACTACGGCACCGCGGTGTTCGAGACCGTGATCCGCCGGAACGTCACCATCGAGCGGGCGCAAGACCACTTCCGCACCATCTTCCAGGAAGACCCGCGGCTGCGCTCCACCGGAGCCCAGTGCTACCGCGACCTGGCCGCCGAGGTGCTGCTGCGGGGCGTCGAGTGGGGCCGCGTAGACGCGCGGGAGCTCGCGGCCGACGTGCGCCTGCGCGGCGTGCGCCTGGGCTTCCTCCCCGCACCCGTGACCGCGTCCGCCGCGTAG